In a single window of the Paroceanicella profunda genome:
- a CDS encoding chemoreceptor glutamine deamidase CheD — protein sequence MSTAADRGRPGHFWDPKINAMTQTVLPGFHAVTDEKDLALVTLLGSCVAACIRDPQLGVGGLNHFLLPGDTNGDQKSARYGVHAMEVLINDILKRGGSKGRLEAKVFGGANVIDVSAAETVGDRNSRFVADYLRREGIRITAQDLGGDRARRVFFFPDSGRASVLKLPIADNRRLRNEEMALRSKAQAAPKAGGVELF from the coding sequence ATGAGCACTGCTGCCGACCGCGGCCGCCCGGGCCATTTCTGGGACCCCAAGATCAACGCGATGACCCAGACGGTCCTGCCCGGTTTCCATGCCGTGACCGACGAGAAGGACCTCGCCCTCGTCACGCTGCTCGGCTCTTGCGTGGCCGCCTGCATCCGTGACCCCCAGCTCGGGGTGGGCGGGCTCAATCATTTCCTGCTGCCCGGCGATACGAACGGCGACCAGAAATCGGCCCGCTACGGCGTGCACGCGATGGAGGTCCTGATCAACGACATCCTCAAGCGCGGTGGCTCCAAGGGGCGGCTCGAGGCGAAGGTCTTCGGCGGCGCCAACGTGATCGACGTCTCCGCGGCCGAGACGGTGGGAGACCGCAATTCGCGTTTCGTCGCCGATTACCTGCGTCGTGAGGGCATCCGCATCACCGCCCAGGATCTCGGCGGTGACCGGGCGCGCCGGGTGTTCTTCTTTCCCGATTCCGGGCGCGCCTCGGTGCTGAAGCTGCCGATCGCGGACAACCGGCGCCTGCGCAACGAGGAAATGGCGCTGCGCAGCAAGGCCCAGGCCGCGCCGAAGGCCGGCGGCGTGGAGCTGTTCTGA
- a CDS encoding CheR family methyltransferase, whose protein sequence is MSVAPRPSSTPATTDAGREAILSEANFRAISERVYQLTGIVLKEHKRQMVHTRLSRRLRALGLQDFDSYLRLLDSPESATEIGELMNAITTNLTSFFRESHHFDHLRREVVEPCMAQGASRFRIWSAGCSTGEEPYTIQMTMQAAGALAHRWDYRLLATDLDSNVLARAAAGVYAADRVTGVPPAVLSAAASSRPDGTIEMRPVLKAPIRFRQLNLLHQWPVKGPFDAIFCRNVLIYFDAETKLGIVDRFADLLAPHGALYLGHSESLLGEHPKLLSCGRTTYRRRA, encoded by the coding sequence ATGTCGGTTGCCCCTCGCCCCTCCTCCACGCCTGCCACGACGGATGCCGGTCGCGAGGCAATTCTCTCCGAGGCCAATTTCCGCGCCATCAGCGAGCGGGTCTACCAGCTCACGGGCATCGTGCTGAAGGAGCACAAGCGCCAGATGGTCCATACCCGGCTCAGCCGGCGGTTGCGCGCGCTTGGCCTGCAGGATTTCGACAGCTATCTGCGCCTGCTCGACTCTCCGGAAAGCGCGACGGAGATCGGGGAGCTGATGAATGCCATCACCACCAACCTCACCTCCTTCTTCCGCGAGAGCCATCATTTCGACCATCTGCGCCGCGAGGTGGTCGAGCCCTGCATGGCGCAGGGGGCGTCGCGCTTCCGCATCTGGTCGGCGGGGTGTTCGACGGGCGAGGAGCCCTACACGATCCAGATGACCATGCAGGCGGCCGGTGCGCTTGCCCATCGCTGGGATTACCGGCTTCTGGCGACCGACCTCGACAGCAACGTCCTGGCCCGGGCCGCGGCGGGGGTCTATGCGGCCGACCGGGTGACGGGCGTGCCCCCTGCGGTGCTCTCCGCGGCGGCCAGCTCGCGGCCGGACGGGACGATCGAGATGCGCCCGGTGCTCAAGGCGCCGATCCGTTTCCGCCAGCTCAACCTGCTGCATCAATGGCCGGTAAAGGGCCCGTTCGACGCCATTTTCTGCCGCAACGTACTGATCTACTTCGACGCGGAGACCAAGCTCGGCATCGTTGATCGCTTCGCCGACCTGCTTGCCCCGCATGGGGCGCTCTACCTGGGACATTCGGAATCCCTTCTCGGCGAACACCCCAAGCTTCTGTCCTGCGGACGGACCACCTACAGGAGACGCGCATGA